TGTTGAGGATATTTATAAACTTGGTATAAAAGATGGAGATGTAATTCTCGAAATAAAAAAATCTAAGGTCGATGAGATATATAATAAAATAACTCCGTCTAGTGAAAAACTTATAGAAGAGAGCATCGAACTTACTGAAATTGGTGCAGACCTTGACTAGTTTCTCTTTGAATGACTATCCCGAAGATACAAATTTTTTTATAGATTCAAATGTGTTTATCTATTTTTTATTGAAACATAAGTCATACTCCCCAACTATTAAGTCTTTTTTTAATGATATAGAAAAAGGACAAATTAAAGGATATGTAAATCACACAGTTGTTTCAGAATCTTATTTCAATTATATAAGAATCAAAATATGTGAAAGATATACAATCACTCCTAAAGAGTTTAACATATATATGAAAACTAATCCAGATGCACTAAGAGAAATTGACTTATCTGTTGTGGAAGACATCTTCTCTTTGCCAAATCTCTATTTCTTAAATATTGAAAATATTAAAAATATTGGATCTGCCATTTATGAGTATTCTTTACTTCCAAACGATGCGACCCATGTCGCTTCTTGTATAGAACATGGACTCACTAACATTGTTACAAATGATAAGGATTTTGAAAGGGTAAACTTCCTTAAGGTTTGGAAACCTTGATTTAAAGAAAAATAATTAAGAAAAGAAAAAAATATTATTTATTTTTTCTTGCCGAATCCAAAGAATTTCATGAACTTGTCCATTGGAAGGGAGTTTGAAGTAATTGTCACTGGATTTGTTAGTAATCTCATTGTAGGCGGACTCGCTGGGTATGCTGGAGCACCAAATACTATTGTTCCGGCAAAATTTGCTCTGTATGTCCAAATCCATAGATATTCCCCATCTTTTTTGATTGGGCCAGAGAGTTTTGTTACATATTTCGATGCGTCTTGGAATTCCTCAAAGTCGACATTGAGCATCCAAGTTGTCATTGAAGTGTCGTATATTTTTACTGTTGGGTCATAGCACTCATCAACGGCATCACAAGGATCTAAATTACTTGTTACAGTTATTATCTGTCCAACTTTTACTCTTTCAGGAGTTGCCGTTGCCTCTTCCTTAAACTCTGCTGTAAGGGAAGCTACTCCAAATACACTTGCTACAAAGAGCAAGGATATCAAAATTGCAAATATTTTTTTCATAGTGATCACATGTTATACCAATTGGAATCCAGATATTTATAAATATTTCGTGGAAATAGGAAAAGATACTAGAGTTTCCATATATTCCTTTTTTTAAGAAAAAGCCTTTTATTAGATTAAATTCTCTTAAACATATGGATATATTTGAATCATTTAATGCTGATAATTTAGAGTTCCCAAACTGCTTTGTAGATATCAGGCTTCAAAAAAGGATCAATAACGTTGCAAATGTCGAAAACGGCGAGCTTGATGAGGTCTCTTCAAACGACCAGGCAGGCGTTGGGGTCAGGGCTTTAGTAAACGGCGCCTGGGGATTTTCATCAACAAACAATACAGAAGACATCCAGAGGTGCATTGACTCCGCATATAGGATTGCAGTTGCAACTTCACGCAATTCCAACAGAGAAAATTTTAAGGTAGACCCTCCGGTGCTAAAAGGCCATTTTGAGAACAAGGTAAAGATTGGACCAGAAGATGTCTCTTTAGAAGAAAAG
Above is a window of Methanofastidiosum sp. DNA encoding:
- a CDS encoding PIN domain-containing protein — translated: MQTLTSFSLNDYPEDTNFFIDSNVFIYFLLKHKSYSPTIKSFFNDIEKGQIKGYVNHTVVSESYFNYIRIKICERYTITPKEFNIYMKTNPDALREIDLSVVEDIFSLPNLYFLNIENIKNIGSAIYEYSLLPNDATHVASCIEHGLTNIVTNDKDFERVNFLKVWKP